One Flagellimonas sp. CMM7 genomic region harbors:
- a CDS encoding SPOR domain-containing protein, which translates to MQIESYIEELLYNYNCVVVPGFGAFLAHGKSAELDNQTNTLIPPSKTVSFNSQLSKNDGLLVSHIAKEKHLGYEELLQEVENVAETWNKKLQRGENIELFGVGKLWLNREQRIQFQPENKINYLTSSFGLSTFAATPIQREVLKEEVEELEEKIPFIITPEKREQSSFRPWLKYAAVLLLAVSLGSTSYTAYDGIRQNQVAAQQDAQEQVSKLIQEATFFETAPLEFPAINIKVNKKQLGKHHVIAGAFRVEQNAEKKVAQLKKKGYNAIYLGANKFGLHQVAYDSFENPKEALSFLRKIKRTESADAWMLSEK; encoded by the coding sequence ATGCAGATTGAGTCTTACATAGAAGAATTATTATACAATTACAATTGTGTTGTTGTCCCAGGATTTGGAGCCTTTTTGGCACATGGAAAATCTGCGGAGCTTGATAACCAGACGAATACTTTAATACCTCCTTCCAAAACAGTTTCTTTTAACTCGCAATTGTCCAAAAACGATGGCTTGCTTGTATCCCATATTGCCAAGGAAAAACATCTTGGTTATGAAGAATTGTTGCAAGAGGTTGAAAATGTAGCAGAAACTTGGAACAAAAAATTGCAGCGTGGAGAAAATATTGAACTCTTTGGTGTTGGCAAGTTGTGGTTGAACAGAGAGCAAAGAATTCAGTTTCAACCTGAAAATAAAATCAACTACCTAACCTCTTCTTTTGGTCTTTCCACCTTTGCTGCAACGCCCATTCAACGAGAAGTATTAAAAGAGGAAGTTGAAGAATTGGAGGAAAAGATTCCATTTATCATAACTCCAGAAAAAAGAGAGCAATCTTCTTTTAGACCATGGTTAAAATATGCTGCAGTTTTGCTTTTGGCTGTCTCTTTAGGTTCTACTTCCTATACAGCTTATGACGGTATTCGGCAAAATCAAGTAGCGGCACAGCAAGATGCTCAAGAACAGGTTTCCAAACTTATTCAGGAAGCTACTTTTTTTGAAACTGCCCCATTAGAGTTTCCTGCAATAAACATCAAAGTCAATAAAAAGCAACTTGGCAAACATCATGTAATTGCCGGGGCTTTTAGAGTTGAACAAAATGCTGAAAAGAAAGTAGCACAGCTCAAGAAAAAGGGATACAATGCTATTTATTTGGGTGCAAACAAGTTTGGTCTACATCAAGTGGCCTATGACAGCTTTGAGAATCCGAAGGAAGCCCTTTCCTTTTTAAGAAAGATTAAGAGAACAGAGTCTGCAGACGCTTGGATGTTATCCGAGAAATAA
- a CDS encoding acyl-CoA thioesterase — MRTKTPSESRTVMTDMVLPSETNPLNNLFGGELLARMDRAASIAARRHSRRITVTAAVNHVAFNRSVPLGSVVTVEAAVSRAFKSSMEIFIDVWMEDRFTGERAKANEAIYTFVAVDDTGVPTEVPQLDPQTDLEKERFAAALRRKQLSLVLAGKMKPSDATELKALFTS; from the coding sequence ATGCGCACAAAAACTCCGAGTGAATCACGTACTGTAATGACGGATATGGTATTGCCAAGTGAAACCAACCCCTTGAACAATCTTTTTGGAGGTGAACTTTTAGCCCGTATGGATAGAGCGGCAAGTATAGCTGCTAGAAGACACAGTAGAAGAATTACGGTCACAGCAGCTGTAAACCATGTTGCATTTAACCGTTCTGTGCCATTAGGAAGCGTAGTAACCGTTGAAGCTGCCGTTTCAAGAGCTTTTAAAAGCTCTATGGAAATATTTATTGATGTTTGGATGGAAGATCGTTTTACAGGCGAACGAGCCAAAGCAAATGAGGCAATTTACACTTTTGTGGCAGTCGATGATACTGGAGTACCAACTGAAGTTCCACAGTTAGACCCTCAAACAGATTTGGAAAAAGAACGTTTTGCAGCCGCATTGCGTAGAAAACAGCTTAGTCTGGTCTTGGCAGGAAAAATGAAGCCGTCAGATGCTACCGAATTGAAAGCTTTGTTTACTTCTTAA
- a CDS encoding lipopolysaccharide biosynthesis protein encodes MNPLKRLFKQTFIYGLATVLPRVISFFLLPLYTSVFENASGYGQYVNIYAWIAIFNVFLAYGMETAFFRFYHKREDKKSVISTSIISLLVSSLLFLVLALVVKESLADFTNINVDYIKFTTYILVLDALVIIPFALLRAQEKPMKYAILKTVNVAINLGFNVFFLLILPKAVQDTNEGFLNSIYREGWEIQYIFISNIIASAVTLLLLLPTYFKISYKFDSSLWKQMLKYSGPIMVAGIAFTINEVVDKILLTELLPPETAAAEVGKYGACYKLALFMTLFGTAFRMGVEPFFFSHAKTEKPQKTYAQITNYFVILGSIILLAVVVFIEVLGKLLIRNATYWEALDVVPIILLGSLCLGIYHNLSVWYKITDQTKFGAYISSIGALITLIVNIAFIEKIGYMASALATLSAYASMMLLSYYFGRKYYPVPYNMRKITFYLSISILFSALSFYAFNRNLIAGGVLLLLFLMLVYKMEGDKLKTIFLQREN; translated from the coding sequence TTGAACCCACTAAAAAGACTTTTTAAACAAACTTTTATTTATGGCTTGGCTACTGTTTTGCCAAGGGTCATTTCCTTCTTTTTGCTCCCGCTGTACACTTCCGTTTTTGAAAATGCCTCTGGCTATGGGCAGTATGTAAACATATATGCTTGGATTGCCATTTTCAATGTCTTTTTGGCGTACGGAATGGAAACTGCTTTTTTCCGCTTTTACCATAAAAGAGAAGATAAGAAATCCGTAATCTCCACCTCTATAATTTCTTTATTGGTATCATCGCTATTATTTCTAGTGTTGGCACTAGTAGTAAAGGAAAGCTTGGCGGACTTTACCAACATCAATGTTGACTATATTAAGTTTACCACCTATATCTTGGTTTTAGATGCATTGGTCATTATTCCTTTTGCACTTTTAAGAGCTCAGGAAAAACCAATGAAATATGCAATCCTAAAAACGGTGAATGTTGCCATTAATTTGGGCTTCAACGTTTTTTTCTTGCTCATTCTGCCAAAAGCCGTTCAAGATACCAATGAAGGGTTTTTAAATTCCATATACAGAGAAGGTTGGGAAATCCAGTACATATTTATCTCTAACATTATTGCAAGTGCTGTTACCTTGTTATTGCTTTTGCCGACATACTTCAAAATTTCCTATAAATTTGATTCTTCCCTATGGAAGCAAATGCTTAAATATTCCGGACCTATTATGGTAGCGGGGATTGCGTTCACCATAAACGAGGTGGTGGATAAGATTTTATTAACTGAGCTTTTGCCGCCCGAAACGGCGGCTGCAGAGGTGGGCAAGTATGGTGCATGTTACAAACTGGCACTTTTTATGACCTTGTTTGGAACCGCATTTAGAATGGGTGTTGAGCCTTTTTTCTTTAGTCATGCCAAAACTGAAAAACCCCAAAAGACATACGCCCAAATCACCAATTATTTTGTGATATTGGGAAGCATCATACTGCTTGCCGTAGTGGTTTTTATAGAAGTATTGGGGAAGCTTTTAATTAGAAACGCCACTTATTGGGAAGCATTGGATGTAGTTCCCATTATATTGTTGGGCAGTTTATGTTTGGGAATCTATCATAATCTGTCCGTCTGGTACAAGATTACGGATCAAACCAAGTTTGGAGCCTATATTTCTTCCATAGGAGCGTTGATTACCTTGATTGTAAACATTGCTTTCATTGAAAAAATAGGGTACATGGCTTCGGCATTGGCCACTTTGTCTGCATACGCAAGTATGATGTTACTTTCTTATTACTTTGGAAGAAAGTATTATCCAGTTCCCTATAATATGCGCAAAATAACATTCTACCTATCCATCTCCATATTGTTTTCTGCCTTGTCTTTTTATGCTTTTAATCGAAATTTAATAGCAGGTGGGGTCTTACTTTTGCTATTTTTGATGCTAGTTTACAAAATGGAAGGAGACAAGTTAAAGACCATATTTCTACAGCGTGAAAATTAA
- a CDS encoding DUF4292 domain-containing protein, whose amino-acid sequence MRLLQIRKRFTFLFLCAIVISSCKSTKSVVGGEVDSGISTKRIIENHYANQVDFKTLSGRVKIDYSDGEKNQGVSVSLRMEKNKVIWISAPLGVVKAHITPERVSFYNKLQGEYFDGDFGYLSELLGTELDFDKVQNLLLGNAVFDLRKEKYTSAISEGDYQLKPKKAKELFKILFQLEPRNFKISSQEISQPEEDRQLQAKYTYQDISGKIFPNEIQIVAAEEQDKTIIDLSFKNLEMNRNLNFPYKVPKGFDEIILK is encoded by the coding sequence ATGCGGTTATTGCAAATAAGGAAACGGTTCACATTTTTGTTTTTATGCGCTATAGTTATTAGCTCATGTAAAAGCACAAAGAGTGTTGTTGGGGGTGAAGTTGATTCAGGAATTTCTACAAAACGTATTATTGAAAATCATTATGCCAACCAGGTCGATTTTAAAACCTTGAGTGGAAGGGTAAAAATTGATTACTCGGATGGGGAAAAAAACCAAGGAGTAAGTGTGAGCCTTAGAATGGAAAAAAACAAGGTGATTTGGATCAGTGCTCCATTAGGTGTAGTAAAGGCACATATAACTCCAGAAAGAGTTTCCTTTTATAACAAACTACAAGGAGAATATTTTGATGGGGACTTTGGTTACTTAAGTGAACTCTTAGGCACGGAGCTTGATTTTGACAAAGTTCAAAATCTGTTGCTGGGGAATGCAGTTTTTGATTTGAGAAAGGAGAAATATACTTCTGCAATCAGTGAAGGAGATTATCAATTAAAACCAAAAAAGGCCAAAGAGCTATTTAAAATATTGTTTCAATTAGAGCCTCGAAACTTTAAGATTTCTTCCCAAGAAATTTCGCAGCCGGAGGAAGATAGACAGTTGCAGGCAAAATATACCTATCAGGATATTTCAGGCAAGATATTTCCAAACGAAATTCAGATTGTGGCTGCTGAAGAACAGGATAAAACCATCATCGATTTAAGTTTTAAAAACCTGGAGATGAATAGAAACTTGAATTTTCCTTATAAGGTTCCAAAGGGATTTGATGAAATTATATTAAAGTAA
- the dut gene encoding dUTP diphosphatase → MKIKIINTSNHQLPHYETLASAGMDLRANITKPITLKSLERAIVPTGIFIELPVGYEAQVRPRSGLAAKKGITVLNAPGTVDADYRGEVGVILVNLSKDDFTIENGERIAQMVIAKHERAEWIQVDSLSETDRGAGGFGSTGTQ, encoded by the coding sequence GTGAAAATTAAAATAATCAATACCTCAAATCATCAATTGCCCCATTATGAAACACTTGCTTCAGCAGGCATGGATCTAAGGGCAAATATTACCAAACCCATTACGTTAAAGTCACTCGAAAGAGCTATCGTTCCCACAGGAATTTTTATAGAATTGCCTGTCGGTTATGAGGCGCAAGTAAGACCTCGAAGTGGCCTTGCAGCAAAAAAAGGGATTACCGTGCTAAATGCTCCGGGAACAGTTGATGCCGACTACAGAGGCGAGGTGGGCGTTATTCTAGTAAATCTTTCTAAAGATGATTTTACCATTGAAAACGGGGAACGTATTGCCCAAATGGTTATTGCTAAACACGAACGCGCGGAATGGATACAGGTGGATTCTCTTTCTGAGACGGATAGGGGCGCTGGAGGTTTTGGCAGTACCGGAACACAATAA
- a CDS encoding aldo/keto reductase, which yields MRTITDLNGTFELNNGVLMPYFGLGVYLSKDGDEVVNAVKDALNHGYRHIDTASIYKNENGVGEGIKQSGVDRKDIFVVSKVWNDDQGYDTTLKAFDDSLERLGTDYLDLYLIHWPKGNKSKDTWRAMERLYDEKKVRAIGVSNFMQHHLEDLLTEAKITPMVNQMEFHPYLVQQDLIDFCHKNGIQYEAWSPMMQGNIFDIPALKDLAKKYNKTVAQIVLRWDLQKGVVTIPKSSKKERIISNAAIFDFELSKEDVQLLDGLNKDKRFGPDPDNFDF from the coding sequence ATGAGAACAATTACAGATTTAAACGGAACGTTTGAGCTGAACAACGGCGTTTTAATGCCCTATTTTGGTTTGGGGGTGTACTTATCAAAAGATGGCGACGAAGTTGTAAATGCCGTTAAGGATGCCTTAAACCATGGCTACAGACATATAGATACAGCTTCAATTTATAAGAACGAAAATGGTGTGGGCGAAGGCATCAAGCAAAGTGGTGTAGATCGGAAAGATATTTTTGTTGTAAGCAAGGTTTGGAACGATGATCAAGGGTACGATACTACGCTAAAAGCATTCGATGATAGCCTAGAAAGATTGGGGACGGATTATTTGGATCTCTATTTAATTCATTGGCCTAAGGGGAATAAATCTAAAGATACCTGGAGGGCCATGGAGCGTTTGTATGATGAAAAGAAGGTTAGAGCCATTGGGGTGAGTAACTTTATGCAGCACCATTTAGAGGATTTGTTGACGGAGGCAAAAATAACACCCATGGTCAACCAAATGGAGTTCCATCCGTATTTAGTGCAGCAAGATTTGATTGATTTCTGTCATAAAAATGGAATTCAGTACGAAGCATGGTCCCCTATGATGCAAGGGAATATTTTTGATATTCCTGCGTTGAAGGATTTGGCAAAAAAGTACAATAAGACAGTTGCCCAAATTGTTTTGCGTTGGGATCTTCAGAAAGGAGTGGTTACCATTCCAAAATCGTCAAAGAAAGAACGCATTATCTCAAATGCTGCCATTTTCGATTTTGAACTTTCCAAAGAGGATGTCCAATTGCTTGATGGCCTAAATAAAGACAAAAGATTTGGTCCAGACCCTGATAATTTTGATTTCTAA
- a CDS encoding lipopolysaccharide assembly protein LapB: protein MIFLLSLGTYAQEEEKSAEVFLEEYTDEFQESFFEALKQKGIQNYDRAIDFFLECKQLDSSNSVIDYELAKAYFLDKQYIQAQEFAIDALNAKPMDFWYLETLLRVLEKQGTSIDAVQQQLPFSNNKLQENLAVFYFKKRKYNDALKVLEGLGDSKFATNLTLKINDSIQRINEKLTAVVKPEKKLQKEDSPIAQYQSQIEELLVKGDFKNMEEVSKEALDSYPLQPYFHYAYGTALNRTSKSTKAVEVLESALDYLLDDVPLANKIYAELSKAYTTIGNASKANEYLNKIKTGL, encoded by the coding sequence ATGATATTCTTGCTTTCTCTTGGGACATATGCCCAAGAAGAAGAGAAAAGCGCTGAGGTTTTTTTAGAAGAATATACCGATGAGTTTCAAGAAAGTTTTTTTGAAGCATTAAAACAAAAAGGGATTCAAAACTATGATAGAGCCATTGACTTTTTTTTAGAATGCAAGCAATTGGATTCCTCAAATAGCGTCATTGATTATGAATTGGCAAAAGCTTATTTTTTAGATAAGCAATATATTCAGGCTCAGGAATTTGCTATTGATGCCTTGAATGCAAAACCAATGGATTTTTGGTATTTAGAAACCTTGTTACGGGTTTTGGAAAAACAAGGAACTTCCATTGATGCAGTTCAGCAACAACTTCCTTTTTCCAACAACAAGTTGCAGGAGAACCTTGCTGTTTTCTATTTTAAAAAGAGAAAATATAATGACGCATTAAAGGTTTTGGAAGGTCTTGGCGACTCAAAATTTGCCACAAATCTAACTTTAAAAATCAATGATTCCATACAACGAATAAACGAAAAATTAACTGCTGTGGTTAAGCCGGAAAAGAAGCTGCAAAAGGAGGATAGCCCAATAGCTCAATATCAATCGCAAATAGAAGAACTTTTGGTAAAAGGGGATTTCAAGAATATGGAAGAGGTTTCTAAAGAAGCTTTGGATTCTTATCCACTTCAGCCATATTTTCACTATGCATATGGAACAGCACTTAATAGAACTTCAAAATCTACCAAAGCGGTGGAAGTTTTAGAAAGCGCTCTGGATTATCTGTTAGACGATGTTCCCTTGGCCAACAAGATTTACGCAGAATTATCAAAAGCATATACAACTATTGGCAACGCTTCTAAGGCAAACGAATACTTGAACAAAATAAAAACAGGTCTGTAA
- a CDS encoding YegP family protein — MLKERYTVFEGKNGKYYFNLKAANHKIILRSSDSYSSKKDATKAILWIQSNCTNPQFFERRVAKNGEPYFVFKDDTGDILGVSETYSSKYAMENGIKSVQKNGITKTILGIDDVFFEVIINKRQFDLQKGRYGRSHFLELGGYVGPRFCLFQLNGFGRREILPNQQVDVVGCLEFEVVRND, encoded by the coding sequence ATGCTTAAAGAGCGATACACCGTCTTCGAAGGTAAGAACGGTAAATATTATTTTAATCTAAAAGCTGCCAATCACAAAATCATATTGAGAAGCAGCGATAGCTATTCTTCTAAGAAGGATGCAACAAAGGCCATTCTTTGGATACAGTCGAATTGTACAAATCCTCAATTCTTCGAAAGAAGGGTTGCAAAAAATGGGGAGCCTTATTTTGTATTTAAAGATGATACTGGTGATATTTTGGGTGTAAGCGAGACTTACAGTTCCAAGTATGCAATGGAAAATGGTATCAAATCGGTACAAAAGAACGGTATCACAAAAACCATTTTGGGAATTGATGATGTATTCTTTGAAGTCATAATAAACAAGCGTCAATTTGATTTACAAAAAGGTCGCTACGGGCGTTCCCATTTTCTTGAATTGGGAGGATATGTTGGACCAAGGTTTTGTTTATTTCAATTGAATGGCTTCGGCAGACGTGAGATTCTTCCTAATCAGCAAGTGGATGTTGTGGGCTGCCTTGAGTTTGAGGTAGTCAGAAATGACTAA
- a CDS encoding sulfatase, whose product MKTLSKQIAAILLLLALVSCVEKKKEAGPVVHEKPNIIFIMSDDHAYQAISTYSDHLIETPNIDRIGKEGIVFTNASVTNSICAPSRATILTGKHTHINGKVDNQMPFDTTQVTFPQIFQQAGYQTAMFGKLHFGNNPKGVDEFMILPGQGNYINPDFITKTGDTTRIEGYVTDIITDLTLNWLDKKRDTLKPFMLMYLHKAPHRPWWPRPDKFKEFLGKKFPEPATLFDDYKNRGTAAKTAEMNLLYDMMYSHDSKIRPETVARMKHVTPDVREYPGGWENPYINRITEEQKALYEPVLDEINKDFEENWPSMTDKEKMQWKYQRYMQDYLACISSVDDNVGRVLEYLDDSKLSDNTMVVYTSDQGFYLGEHGWFDKRFIYDESFKTPLLVRWPNRIEPGITSEEMVQNLDFAQTFLEAAQIEAPEDMQGESLMPLLTSNNAEWTRDAVYYHYYEYPAVHQVKRHYGIVTIDYKLAHFYYDVDEWELYDRKKDPQEMNNVYDDPAYKDVVTELKKKLEELRVQYKDSDELNQQYIDIHHANSIDSPLNKKG is encoded by the coding sequence ATGAAAACTTTATCAAAACAAATAGCGGCCATCCTACTTCTTCTAGCATTAGTATCCTGTGTTGAGAAGAAAAAAGAAGCTGGCCCAGTGGTCCACGAAAAACCCAATATCATCTTTATCATGTCAGATGATCATGCGTACCAAGCCATAAGCACTTATAGTGATCATTTGATAGAGACCCCAAACATTGATCGCATTGGTAAAGAAGGTATTGTATTTACAAATGCCTCCGTAACCAATTCTATTTGTGCTCCATCTAGAGCCACTATCTTAACTGGGAAGCATACACACATCAATGGCAAAGTAGATAATCAGATGCCTTTTGATACGACCCAGGTTACCTTTCCTCAAATTTTCCAACAGGCAGGTTATCAAACAGCAATGTTTGGAAAACTCCACTTTGGCAACAACCCCAAAGGTGTGGATGAATTTATGATTCTACCTGGTCAAGGAAATTATATCAACCCAGATTTTATTACAAAAACTGGGGATACCACTAGAATTGAGGGATATGTGACCGACATCATTACGGACCTGACCTTAAACTGGCTGGACAAAAAAAGAGATACTTTAAAGCCCTTTATGTTGATGTATCTCCACAAAGCACCGCATAGACCTTGGTGGCCAAGACCGGACAAGTTTAAGGAGTTTTTGGGCAAAAAATTTCCAGAGCCCGCTACGCTTTTTGATGATTACAAAAATCGAGGAACAGCAGCTAAAACTGCGGAAATGAATTTACTGTATGACATGATGTACAGTCACGATAGCAAGATTCGTCCTGAAACTGTAGCCAGAATGAAGCATGTAACCCCAGATGTAAGAGAGTATCCTGGGGGATGGGAAAATCCTTATATAAACAGAATAACTGAGGAACAAAAAGCCTTGTATGAGCCTGTTTTAGATGAAATCAATAAAGATTTTGAAGAGAATTGGCCATCGATGACGGATAAAGAAAAAATGCAATGGAAATACCAGCGATACATGCAGGATTATTTGGCCTGTATTTCTTCTGTGGATGATAATGTAGGGCGTGTTTTAGAATACTTGGATGATAGCAAATTATCTGATAATACCATGGTGGTCTACACTTCTGACCAAGGTTTTTATTTAGGTGAGCATGGTTGGTTTGATAAACGCTTTATTTATGATGAATCGTTTAAGACTCCTTTATTGGTTCGCTGGCCAAACAGGATTGAGCCAGGAATAACAAGCGAAGAAATGGTGCAAAACCTAGACTTTGCACAAACTTTTTTAGAGGCTGCGCAAATTGAAGCTCCTGAGGATATGCAAGGTGAAAGTCTGATGCCTCTTTTAACATCCAATAACGCCGAATGGACAAGAGATGCAGTGTATTATCATTACTATGAATATCCTGCAGTACATCAGGTAAAAAGGCATTATGGGATAGTGACCATTGATTATAAGTTAGCTCATTTCTACTACGATGTTGATGAATGGGAGCTTTATGACCGCAAAAAAGACCCACAAGAAATGAACAATGTGTATGATGATCCTGCTTATAAAGATGTGGTAACAGAACTCAAGAAAAAACTAGAAGAGCTACGTGTTCAATACAAAGATTCGGATGAATTGAATCAGCAGTATATCGATATTCATCACGCAAATAGTATTGATTCGCCTTTGAATAAGAAAGGCTAA
- a CDS encoding sugar phosphate nucleotidyltransferase, which yields MKIIVPMAGRGSRLRPHTLTVPKPLIPVAGKPIVHRLVSDIAKVLGGQIEEVAFILGDPAFFGDDVVESLMQLAESLGAKGSIYRQDEPLGTGHAIMSAKDSLSGPAVIAYADTLIRADFDLDKSADSVIWVKQVDKPEAFGVVKLSEENEIVELVEKPEEFVSDLAVIGIYYFKDVSVLKNELQYVLDNDIINGGEYQINDGIKRMMEKGMKFVPGKVDEWMDCGNKNVTVETNQRMLGFLEKDGEGLIADSIQKENANIIEPCFIGENVMLKNTTVGPYVSVGADTVIENSTVKNSLIQSKSTIKNANLDNAMIGNHVVFDGNFETISIGDYSVME from the coding sequence ATGAAAATTATTGTACCCATGGCGGGAAGAGGTTCCCGATTAAGACCACATACATTAACAGTTCCAAAACCATTAATTCCGGTTGCAGGCAAACCTATTGTCCATCGTCTGGTGAGTGATATTGCCAAAGTATTGGGAGGGCAGATAGAAGAAGTTGCTTTTATTTTGGGTGATCCAGCCTTTTTTGGAGATGATGTTGTGGAAAGCCTTATGCAATTGGCGGAGAGTCTTGGCGCCAAAGGATCAATTTACAGACAAGATGAACCCTTAGGGACTGGACACGCTATTATGAGTGCAAAGGATTCATTAAGCGGCCCTGCAGTTATTGCTTATGCGGATACACTAATACGTGCTGATTTTGATTTGGATAAATCTGCAGACAGTGTCATTTGGGTGAAACAAGTGGATAAACCAGAGGCGTTCGGAGTGGTAAAACTAAGCGAAGAAAATGAGATAGTGGAGTTGGTTGAAAAACCCGAAGAATTTGTTTCGGACCTGGCTGTAATTGGTATTTACTATTTTAAGGATGTAAGTGTTCTTAAAAATGAATTGCAATACGTTTTGGACAATGATATTATCAATGGTGGAGAGTATCAAATTAATGATGGAATAAAACGAATGATGGAGAAGGGCATGAAGTTTGTCCCAGGAAAGGTAGATGAGTGGATGGACTGCGGAAACAAAAATGTGACCGTGGAAACAAATCAACGAATGCTTGGCTTTTTAGAAAAAGATGGAGAGGGATTGATTGCAGATTCTATTCAAAAAGAAAATGCAAATATTATTGAACCTTGTTTTATTGGTGAAAATGTAATGCTTAAAAATACTACAGTTGGTCCTTATGTATCAGTAGGCGCAGATACGGTTATTGAAAACTCAACCGTTAAAAATAGCTTAATTCAAAGTAAAAGCACCATCAAAAATGCTAATTTGGATAATGCCATGATTGGCAACCATGTAGTTTTTGATGGTAATTTTGAGACCATTAGTATTGGGGATTATTCCGTTATGGAATAG
- a CDS encoding murein hydrolase activator EnvC, producing the protein MIDKISYCICCLVFTIFFSISATAQTSEQKALESKRERLQQEIKEINRLLFAEKKEKGTVLDQMEALDKRINVRQELIRVTNQQSNLLNRQINVNIRSISKLREDLKILRNDYANLIQKSYQNKAQSNRLMFLLSSENFYQAFKRLQYMEQYAKHRKKQGEDIIIKTNELATLNQDLVTQRKTKEQLLVENRKVKNELFNEIESQKNLLRSIRQNETKYTAAIAEKQKEARKIDREIERLIKSAIVSTNKKAGKSSRTKFVLTPEAKLVANNFSANKGKLIWPVEKGIKSQGYGVYSDKLYPGIKHRNNGVTIATDQGSKARAIFEGEVIAILTVPGGSRGVQIKHGNYISTYYNLSNVYVKKGDRVGVKEVLGDIYTNRFDGTTKLKFYLYQDSNRLNPEDWIYQL; encoded by the coding sequence ATGATAGATAAGATTTCATATTGCATTTGCTGTCTGGTTTTTACGATTTTCTTTTCAATTTCTGCCACTGCGCAGACCAGTGAGCAAAAGGCTTTGGAGTCCAAGCGAGAGAGGTTGCAGCAAGAAATCAAGGAAATCAATAGATTACTTTTTGCCGAAAAGAAGGAAAAAGGGACTGTCTTGGATCAAATGGAAGCTCTGGATAAGAGAATTAATGTAAGGCAAGAGCTTATCAGGGTTACCAACCAACAATCCAATTTACTCAACAGACAGATAAACGTAAACATTAGAAGTATTAGCAAGCTTAGAGAAGATCTTAAAATTCTAAGAAATGATTATGCCAATCTTATTCAAAAATCATATCAGAATAAGGCGCAAAGTAATCGGCTAATGTTTCTCTTGTCCTCAGAAAACTTTTATCAAGCATTTAAGAGACTTCAGTACATGGAGCAATATGCAAAGCATAGAAAAAAACAAGGTGAAGATATCATTATAAAAACCAATGAGCTTGCTACCCTAAATCAAGATTTGGTAACGCAACGAAAGACCAAAGAACAGTTATTGGTTGAAAATAGAAAGGTAAAAAACGAGCTGTTCAACGAAATAGAATCCCAAAAGAATTTGTTGCGCAGTATTCGACAAAATGAAACAAAATACACAGCGGCAATTGCAGAAAAACAGAAGGAAGCCCGTAAAATTGACAGAGAAATAGAACGACTAATAAAAAGTGCTATTGTAAGCACCAATAAAAAAGCAGGGAAGTCCAGTAGAACGAAATTTGTACTGACTCCTGAAGCTAAATTGGTTGCCAACAACTTTTCCGCAAATAAAGGGAAACTTATTTGGCCTGTGGAAAAAGGAATAAAAAGCCAGGGGTATGGTGTTTACAGCGATAAACTTTACCCGGGAATAAAACACAGAAACAACGGGGTTACTATAGCTACTGACCAAGGCAGTAAGGCTAGGGCAATTTTTGAAGGCGAAGTTATTGCTATTTTAACGGTTCCCGGAGGTAGCAGAGGAGTGCAGATAAAGCACGGAAATTACATTAGCACATACTACAACCTATCCAATGTATATGTAAAAAAAGGAGACAGAGTAGGCGTAAAGGAAGTGCTTGGAGACATTTATACCAATCGGTTTGACGGTACAACAAAATTGAAATTCTACCTTTATCAAGATTCCAATCGATTAAATCCGGAGGATTGGATATATCAATTGTAA